From Fulvivirga lutea:
AAAGAGGCATTACAATGAATTTCTTAGCGGTCCTGAAAAAGTATCTACCAGTGTGCTTCGCGATAAACTGCGGCTGCTAGAGGAGGGAGGTATTATTTCAAAAGGAGAAGATGAAGTCAAAAAGTCAAGAATTAAATACAGCCTAACGGAAAAAGGGGTTCAGTTGCTGCCACTGATGGTAGAGCTTATCCTATGGAGTGCTCAATATGATCCGGACACCGTAGCCCGTCCTCATTATGTGGAATGGGCCAAACGAGACAGGCAAGATTTAATTGATCAGGAATCCAATAGGTTGAGAGAAGAACACCTTCAAATCAATTCGAATTGATCAATTGCTTAGTGGCTAAGCTAGCAGGAATATTGCCATACGAGTTCATTTTATCGAAAAACTCCTTTAATTCAAAAGGCTCCTTTTTCAACTCTTTTATTTGTGCAAACTCCATCATTGCATTTTCCATGAGATATTTACCAGTGATGTAACTTGTCCCATACCCAGGTTGTCTGAGGTACAAATGCTGTTCAAAAATCAATAGTTCTTTTTCAGTTTTCATCCAACCACGAGGAGTATACTCAGAGTGAATACCACCAGCTTCTTCCATAGTCATGATATTAGCATGTGCATATAAGGAGCCCAAGCCTCTTGCTGCCCGTTGCGCGATTAGTATGTACACGATTTCTCTAACTCTTGGATTATCATCATACAATCCTGCATCCATAAACATCTCCTCTACGGCTGTCGCCATTCCTTCATTTCTTGAATCGAAAATATTGTACAATAGTGGCATCTTTCTTATTGGGCTAGAGTGTGGTTCCGTATCCATTCTGGCCAATTCAAACCAATGATAAAAGTGAGAATATAAAGGCCGCGGATCATGATGAGCCGTAATCCAGAAAAAATGCCTCGTTTCTTCAGGGACAAAAGCTCCTAAATGAGCATTTAAAGCAGGTTTGAAATAGTCCTTCACCGTTACAATGTCTTGCTCATCCAAAAATTTAAGTAAGCTGGCAGCCGACTTTTCAGCGAGAGCGTCATAAGCTTCAGGTGAATCTACCGGCTTAATTTCCGGTAAATTTCTGTTCCGGTGTTCTTCTAATTTCAATGCCGACCATGCTCTGGCTAGCTCTCTTTTAAGCAGCATTACTTCATCATCCCAGGTTAAAGGTACCAAATGCACATTTTGCTGATACCAGGTGTAATCTTCTTTCCCTATTCCTGATGGACCGGTTTTATATTCAGATTGTGATTCTAACCAACTTGCAAAATCGTCT
This genomic window contains:
- a CDS encoding winged helix-turn-helix transcriptional regulator, which encodes MDFRSACPINFGLEHFGDKWSLLILRDLMFKGKRHYNEFLSGPEKVSTSVLRDKLRLLEEGGIISKGEDEVKKSRIKYSLTEKGVQLLPLMVELILWSAQYDPDTVARPHYVEWAKRDRQDLIDQESNRLREEHLQINSN